A DNA window from Candidatus Sulfidibacterium hydrothermale contains the following coding sequences:
- the ligA gene encoding NAD-dependent DNA ligase LigA, giving the protein MNRQEAKKRIDQLCDELREHNYRYYVLAQPVISDYEFDQKLKELETLEAQFPEFVRPDSPTRRVGGEPVKDFPTVKHRYPMLSLANSYSLDEIRAFDARVRKAVGHEVDYVCELKYDGLSISLQYDQGLLVRAVTRGDGVQGDDVTNNVKTIRSIPLRLRGDYPPELEIRGEIFMPHAEFERLNREREEIGESLFANPRNAAAGSLKMQNPKEVAKRKLDAFLYYIPHELPGVKTHYQALKKAKTWGLKISDNMAICRNMEQITEYINDWDKGRRTLPYDIDGIVIKVNDLALQQQLGYTAKSPRWAIAYKFKAEQVETILESIDFQVGRTGAITPVANLKPVQLAGTTVKRASLHNADIIAQLDVRIGDTVYVEKGGEIIPKIVGVNLDKRPAGAQPVRFIEHCPECGTPLVRKEGEAAHYCPNEDACPPQIKGKLEHFISRKAMNIKGLGKETIDILFEHKYLQNVASFYELKSYENNLIGLEKTIIPTVYETPKVPLKKIIYAFKIGYRGMTLTNAEAIVNHFKNFRQYAQASLEELRKIENFRVNKTIDKEKVFYKIIEFFKNPFNHRIIEILLTEGDSIDGISLFTTLKLLEIPMFSDDDLMLLVNNYDFIYLISKASYQELISIGLDDELAHSHQKFFSKKETKELVKNLNVLSRTVLQKTSVKKILEGIEESKKVPFPRVLYALGIRHVGESTALMIAKQFRSIDNIIRASKEELLEIPAVGEEIAESIIQYFKEDKHLIIVNKLRNAGLQMEIKDDIVKTNILEGKTFLVTGTLPNLKREQVKDLVEKNGGRFVSSVSSKTNYLIVGENPGSKLEKAKRLNIPILNEDDFLNLLKHGNT; this is encoded by the coding sequence ATGAACAGGCAGGAAGCCAAAAAGCGAATAGACCAGCTTTGTGATGAATTGCGGGAGCATAACTATCGTTATTATGTGTTGGCTCAACCGGTGATCAGCGACTATGAATTTGACCAGAAACTCAAAGAGCTGGAAACCCTTGAAGCACAATTTCCTGAGTTTGTACGTCCTGATTCACCTACCCGCCGGGTGGGCGGCGAACCCGTGAAAGATTTTCCAACGGTAAAACACCGTTATCCCATGCTTTCGCTGGCTAACAGTTATTCCCTTGATGAAATCAGGGCATTTGATGCCCGGGTCCGGAAAGCAGTAGGGCATGAAGTAGACTATGTTTGTGAACTGAAATATGACGGGCTTTCTATCAGTCTTCAATACGACCAGGGATTATTGGTCCGGGCAGTAACCCGGGGTGACGGCGTACAGGGTGATGATGTGACCAATAATGTAAAAACCATCCGGAGTATTCCGTTACGGCTGCGGGGTGATTATCCGCCAGAGCTGGAGATCCGGGGTGAGATTTTTATGCCCCATGCTGAATTTGAGCGCCTTAACCGCGAACGTGAAGAGATTGGGGAGAGCTTGTTTGCTAATCCTCGTAATGCGGCGGCCGGTTCCCTTAAAATGCAAAATCCCAAAGAAGTGGCAAAAAGAAAACTGGACGCTTTCTTGTACTATATCCCTCATGAATTGCCCGGAGTAAAAACCCATTATCAGGCGTTGAAAAAAGCCAAAACCTGGGGATTGAAAATCTCGGATAATATGGCGATTTGCCGGAATATGGAACAAATTACCGAGTATATTAACGATTGGGACAAAGGCCGGAGGACATTGCCTTATGATATTGATGGTATCGTAATTAAGGTGAACGATTTGGCACTGCAACAGCAGTTAGGTTATACGGCAAAAAGTCCACGTTGGGCCATTGCTTATAAATTTAAAGCGGAACAGGTAGAAACTATTCTGGAATCCATTGATTTTCAGGTGGGACGTACGGGCGCCATTACGCCGGTAGCAAACCTGAAACCGGTACAACTGGCCGGCACCACGGTGAAACGGGCCAGTTTGCATAATGCAGATATTATTGCCCAGCTGGATGTCCGTATTGGCGACACGGTTTATGTGGAAAAAGGCGGAGAGATTATTCCGAAGATCGTAGGGGTAAATCTGGATAAACGTCCTGCCGGGGCACAACCAGTTCGGTTTATAGAACATTGTCCGGAATGTGGAACGCCTCTTGTCCGAAAAGAAGGCGAAGCAGCCCATTATTGTCCTAACGAAGATGCTTGTCCGCCCCAGATCAAAGGAAAACTGGAGCATTTCATCTCGCGAAAAGCGATGAATATAAAAGGCTTGGGGAAAGAAACTATTGACATATTATTTGAACATAAGTATTTACAGAATGTTGCTTCTTTTTATGAGTTGAAGAGCTATGAAAACAATTTGATTGGTTTAGAAAAGACAATAATTCCTACGGTATATGAAACCCCTAAAGTACCTCTTAAAAAAATAATATATGCTTTTAAGATAGGTTACCGTGGCATGACTTTGACAAATGCTGAAGCTATTGTTAATCATTTCAAAAATTTTCGACAATATGCTCAAGCAAGTCTTGAAGAACTTAGAAAAATAGAAAATTTTAGAGTTAATAAAACGATAGATAAGGAGAAAGTTTTTTATAAAATAATTGAATTTTTTAAGAACCCATTTAATCATCGGATAATAGAAATTCTTTTAACTGAGGGTGATTCAATTGATGGAATATCGTTGTTTACTACTCTAAAATTACTAGAGATTCCCATGTTTTCAGATGATGACCTGATGCTTTTGGTAAATAATTATGATTTTATTTATTTGATTTCTAAGGCGTCATATCAAGAACTTATTTCTATTGGTTTGGATGATGAGTTAGCCCATTCACATCAAAAGTTCTTTTCTAAAAAAGAAACCAAAGAATTGGTTAAGAATCTCAATGTTTTAAGTCGAACAGTTCTTCAAAAAACATCTGTTAAGAAAATTTTAGAAGGAATTGAAGAATCAAAAAAAGTTCCTTTTCCACGGGTCTTATATGCATTGGGAATAAGACATGTTGGAGAATCTACTGCGTTAATGATTGCAAAACAATTTCGGTCAATTGATAATATTATTCGGGCATCAAAGGAAGAATTATTAGAAATTCCAGCTGTTGGTGAAGAAATCGCAGAAAGTATTATTCAGTATTTTAAGGAAGATAAACATTTGATTATTGTTAATAAGTTGAGAAATGCTGGCCTTCAGATGGAGATTAAGGATGATATTGTAAAAACCAATATTTTGGAAGGAAAAACTTTTCTTGTAACAGGAACTTTGCCTAATTTAAAACGTGAACAGGTTAAAGATCTTGTTGAAAAAAATGGGGGTAGATTTGTTTCGTCTGTTTCTTCTAAGACAAATTATTTGATCGTTGGGGAAAATCCGGGTTCAAAATTGGAAAAGGCTAAAAGATTGAATATTCCTATATTGAATGAAGATGATTTTCTTAACTTATTAAAACATGGAAATACCTGA
- a CDS encoding exonuclease domain-containing protein, with product MEIPDFTAIDFETATGARNSACAVGIVRFEDGKAIIKRHYYIQPPDNKYSYRNIMVHGIYAKTTINEPTFDIVWEEIKPFLENQIVVAHNASFDRSVLEESLKLYDIISLEILWLCTFELTGMNLENACELYDVELLNHHNALDDALACGNLFVKLLSGYKPKGYEYIRHEKRESFHEKISKEFYKPDLESCDQDSVFYNKHIVISGVFKSCSRNEMAKKLHESGAFIQTNVNHKTDFVLAGANMGPAKKQKAESLGIPIISEEDFEKMIEPE from the coding sequence ATGGAAATACCTGATTTTACAGCGATTGATTTTGAAACTGCTACAGGAGCAAGAAATAGTGCATGTGCTGTTGGCATAGTAAGGTTTGAGGATGGTAAAGCCATTATTAAAAGACATTATTACATTCAACCTCCTGATAATAAGTACAGTTATAGGAATATTATGGTTCATGGAATTTATGCTAAAACAACAATTAATGAACCTACATTTGATATTGTTTGGGAAGAAATCAAACCATTTTTGGAAAATCAAATAGTTGTAGCTCATAATGCTTCTTTTGACCGTTCCGTTTTGGAGGAATCTTTAAAACTGTATGATATCATTTCGCTAGAAATTTTGTGGTTATGTACATTTGAATTGACTGGTATGAATCTTGAAAATGCATGTGAGTTGTATGATGTAGAATTATTGAATCATCATAATGCACTTGATGATGCATTAGCCTGTGGGAATCTTTTTGTAAAATTATTAAGTGGTTATAAACCTAAAGGTTATGAATATATACGCCATGAAAAAAGAGAATCCTTTCATGAAAAAATTTCTAAAGAATTTTACAAGCCAGATCTAGAATCATGCGATCAGGATAGTGTGTTTTATAACAAACATATTGTTATATCCGGTGTTTTTAAGAGTTGTTCTCGTAATGAAATGGCGAAAAAACTTCATGAAAGTGGGGCTTTTATTCAGACAAACGTTAATCACAAAACCGATTTTGTTCTGGCCGGAGCCAATATGGGACCGGCTAAAAAGCAAAAGGCAGAAAGTCTTGGGATTCCGATAATCTCGGAAGAGGATTTTGAAAAGATGATTGAACCGGAATGA
- a CDS encoding DUF6206 family protein — MASQEETIKFLQVFEDRFDPAHIENSPVPVTVLGYGEISTVVAFPESAVAGKAFKRLPLFSSKKEAADYCDLYLEYNRLLRAAGVETPESDGFVVKGKNRFVAYLSQKQLPAETVGNKVIQTCRPEESLLLLRMVLTRMRELWEHNTDTLRLGMDSQISNWSLTGYRPGAPFQATSKLLYLDTSTPFIRKNGIEQMNPLLFLQSAPPFIRPVLRKFFLQDVMDRFYNFRLTAIDLTANLYKEQKPELIPLWIEVINKENDDLLQSQPITEKEVKKFYKEDKFIWELFLSVRRANRFVNTKMLGKRYEFTLPGKIKR, encoded by the coding sequence ATGGCGAGCCAGGAAGAAACAATAAAATTTTTACAGGTATTCGAAGATCGTTTTGATCCGGCACATATTGAAAACTCACCGGTTCCGGTAACTGTACTGGGATATGGCGAAATCAGCACGGTGGTGGCTTTTCCGGAATCGGCAGTTGCAGGAAAGGCTTTCAAGCGTCTGCCGCTGTTTTCTTCCAAAAAAGAAGCTGCTGATTATTGCGACTTATATTTGGAATACAACCGTTTGCTACGTGCGGCAGGAGTTGAAACACCGGAAAGCGATGGGTTTGTTGTGAAAGGAAAAAACCGGTTTGTGGCTTATCTTAGTCAGAAACAATTACCTGCAGAAACTGTGGGAAATAAAGTTATTCAAACATGTCGTCCGGAAGAAAGTCTGCTGCTGTTGCGAATGGTGCTGACCAGGATGCGCGAACTCTGGGAGCACAACACCGATACGCTGCGACTTGGAATGGATTCGCAAATATCCAACTGGTCGCTTACCGGTTATCGTCCGGGAGCTCCCTTTCAGGCTACATCCAAATTATTGTATCTTGACACCAGTACTCCTTTTATCCGGAAAAACGGAATAGAACAGATGAATCCTCTTTTGTTTTTACAAAGTGCCCCACCCTTTATACGTCCGGTTTTGCGCAAATTTTTCCTGCAGGATGTGATGGATCGCTTTTACAATTTCCGGTTAACCGCTATTGACCTGACGGCCAATCTGTATAAAGAGCAAAAACCGGAATTAATTCCGTTGTGGATAGAAGTTATCAATAAAGAAAACGATGATTTACTTCAAAGCCAGCCCATAACAGAAAAAGAAGTAAAAAAATTCTATAAAGAAGATAAATTTATCTGGGAATTGTTCCTGAGCGTTCGCCGGGCTAACCGGTTTGTCAATACAAAAATGTTGGGAAAACGATATGAATTTACTCTACCCGGAAAAATCAAGCGATAA
- a CDS encoding class-III pyridoxal-phosphate-dependent aminotransferase codes for MKPRKKQIIEDFKNHVSSGKVALYKKYRMPFVMGERQGIYMTDVDGKKRLLNCHCNGGVFNLGHRNPQIIETLIRATEKFDIGNHHFISSQRAKLAKKIASLMPGDLNYTVFGVGGGEAVDLAIKLARGYTGKQKIVSLKGGYHGHTGLALATGDEQYRAPFGKNSPDFVQIPFGNLEAAYKEITEDTAAFIMETIPATLGIAIPDKKYMQALRKRCSQTHTLMIIDEVQTGLGRTGKLWAFEHYDILPDIVVLGKGLSGGIYPITATVFREPLESFFNQHPFIHVSTFGGSEIGAEVAMKVLEISAAPSFLEHVNKIADYLHTGFEKLKKKHPKTIKNFRQLGLMAGIEFYKEKHGLLFTKAAYESGMFSLYSNNDMHVCQLLPPLIITKEQADEILAKIDKAVSKLKFYSVAFGIKEFIDHLF; via the coding sequence ATGAAACCGAGAAAAAAGCAAATTATCGAAGATTTCAAAAACCATGTTTCTTCAGGCAAAGTAGCCCTGTACAAAAAGTACCGCATGCCTTTTGTCATGGGCGAACGGCAGGGAATATATATGACCGATGTGGATGGCAAAAAAAGGCTGTTGAACTGTCACTGCAACGGGGGAGTTTTTAATCTCGGTCATCGTAATCCGCAAATCATTGAAACACTTATCCGGGCCACAGAAAAATTCGATATCGGCAATCATCATTTTATCAGCAGTCAGCGGGCAAAATTGGCTAAAAAAATTGCTTCACTGATGCCCGGAGACTTAAACTATACAGTATTTGGTGTAGGAGGCGGCGAAGCTGTTGACCTGGCCATCAAACTGGCCCGCGGTTATACCGGAAAACAAAAAATTGTCAGTTTAAAAGGCGGGTATCACGGGCACACCGGTCTTGCTCTTGCTACCGGTGACGAACAATACCGCGCTCCTTTCGGGAAAAACAGCCCGGATTTTGTTCAAATTCCTTTTGGAAACCTTGAAGCGGCTTACAAAGAAATTACTGAGGATACTGCCGCATTCATCATGGAAACCATTCCCGCCACACTGGGCATTGCTATTCCCGACAAAAAATACATGCAGGCCCTGCGAAAACGCTGTTCTCAAACCCACACGCTCATGATTATCGACGAAGTTCAGACCGGGTTAGGAAGAACCGGAAAACTCTGGGCTTTTGAACATTATGATATTCTACCGGATATTGTAGTACTCGGAAAAGGATTGTCCGGAGGAATCTATCCCATTACGGCAACCGTTTTTCGTGAACCGTTGGAGTCTTTCTTCAACCAACATCCTTTTATCCACGTCAGCACCTTTGGCGGTTCGGAAATCGGAGCAGAAGTTGCTATGAAAGTCCTTGAAATCAGTGCCGCCCCATCCTTTCTGGAACATGTCAATAAAATAGCAGACTACTTACACACCGGCTTTGAAAAGCTCAAAAAGAAACACCCCAAAACCATCAAAAACTTTCGACAACTTGGATTGATGGCTGGCATTGAATTTTACAAAGAAAAACATGGGCTTTTATTTACCAAAGCAGCTTACGAATCAGGGATGTTTTCTCTTTATTCCAATAACGACATGCACGTTTGTCAATTGCTGCCTCCCTTAATCATAACAAAAGAACAGGCCGACGAAATACTGGCAAAAATCGACAAGGCTGTTTCCAAATTAAAGTTTTACAGTGTGGCTTTCGGAATTAAAGAATTTATTGATCACCTTTTTTAA
- the budA gene encoding acetolactate decarboxylase has product MKKFTPATLIFLLGLAILPFSGCVSPQQRTAHPQKVFFQTSTINALLAGVYNGNTTFKTLSQHGNMGLGTVNRLDGEMIGLDGKFYQIKTDGKAYRIPDTMRTPFAEVVFFKPDTAFKITDSIKNYEQLKSVLEKQMPAKNIFYAFRIDGTFTYIKTRSVPGQHKPYPPLTEVVKHQKVFEFHQVKGTMIGFWCPDYIKGINVPEFHFHFITADRKAGGHVLACRMQNVTLKMEKLTGFYMVLSESRDFNKTNLSGDKQKQLEKVEK; this is encoded by the coding sequence ATGAAAAAATTTACACCTGCTACACTCATTTTTTTACTGGGATTGGCTATTCTTCCGTTTTCAGGATGCGTTTCTCCCCAACAAAGAACAGCTCATCCACAAAAAGTTTTTTTCCAAACCTCTACCATCAATGCGCTTCTTGCGGGCGTGTACAACGGAAACACCACATTTAAAACATTGTCGCAACACGGCAACATGGGATTAGGAACAGTCAACCGTTTGGACGGTGAAATGATTGGACTGGACGGAAAGTTTTATCAGATAAAAACCGATGGGAAAGCTTACCGGATTCCTGATACCATGAGAACCCCCTTTGCCGAAGTGGTATTTTTCAAACCGGATACTGCTTTTAAAATAACCGATTCGATTAAAAACTATGAGCAGCTGAAAAGTGTTCTTGAAAAACAGATGCCGGCAAAAAACATTTTTTATGCTTTTCGTATTGACGGAACTTTTACCTACATCAAAACCCGAAGCGTGCCCGGACAACACAAACCTTATCCGCCGTTAACAGAAGTGGTAAAACATCAAAAAGTATTTGAATTTCATCAGGTAAAAGGGACAATGATTGGTTTTTGGTGCCCTGATTATATCAAAGGCATCAATGTTCCGGAGTTTCATTTCCATTTTATTACGGCCGACCGCAAAGCCGGCGGACATGTTTTGGCCTGTCGCATGCAAAATGTTACGCTGAAGATGGAAAAACTCACCGGTTTTTATATGGTCCTATCCGAAAGCCGGGATTTCAACAAAACGAATCTTTCCGGCGATAAACAAAAACAATTGGAGAAAGTAGAGAAATAA
- a CDS encoding DUF6796 family protein, giving the protein MTQRGIRLLGIAGILGGLILFAGDMLFYYNPDSTNLKLNMGHASDFRIMASATTALIASWLYLAGLVPVYYAFKPVKAWKRNVVVLSFAAILSAYGVVHGAYVAIAVSAKLAVQHHLDLKAATELATAANNLLRLFVYPAFAIFSYFFITEVWKKKTHYPRWILFFFPLVPFLLRSIITGMFSGGMWIIVSGGFLNLILVLFFTASTIALWNIKTP; this is encoded by the coding sequence ATGACACAACGCGGGATCAGACTTTTAGGAATTGCCGGTATCCTGGGAGGATTAATCCTTTTTGCAGGGGATATGTTGTTTTATTACAACCCGGACAGCACGAACTTAAAACTGAACATGGGACATGCTTCCGATTTCAGGATAATGGCCAGTGCAACTACTGCATTAATCGCTTCATGGTTATATTTAGCAGGACTTGTACCGGTTTATTACGCTTTTAAACCCGTCAAAGCCTGGAAAAGAAATGTGGTTGTTCTAAGTTTTGCGGCAATCCTGTCGGCATACGGAGTCGTTCACGGAGCTTACGTAGCCATCGCTGTTTCGGCAAAACTTGCTGTTCAACATCATCTGGATTTAAAAGCAGCCACCGAACTGGCCACGGCTGCCAATAACTTATTACGGTTATTTGTCTATCCTGCTTTTGCCATTTTTTCCTATTTCTTTATTACTGAAGTGTGGAAGAAAAAAACACATTACCCCCGATGGATACTGTTCTTCTTTCCGCTTGTCCCGTTTTTACTCAGAAGCATCATCACCGGAATGTTTTCAGGAGGAATGTGGATTATTGTTTCCGGCGGATTTCTGAATTTGATTTTGGTCCTCTTTTTTACGGCATCTACCATTGCCCTGTGGAATATAAAAACGCCATAA
- a CDS encoding sensor histidine kinase — MSKPNIKYSLKTKLGLLYAVLLILSVGLTGYFSYWNIWQLFVKNETSHLRATAKPMIAQWLKTGNLTKTDSVPVRFSPQKALVLARRLTSRQAVAVVLDEHGKILAVGKQLPEEPSPPQPNLSEVRKALTGQNEITYWSRMNGKPVLVLLIPLRTTPESKKIFGVLQISTSLPGIHKILFHYGLMQLAVVVLILIVGILFGFRFIGWSLKDLNRLMTTCREIAEGNLTQRATMTQRQDEIGQLANSFNQMVNKLEKLFHAQKRFVAHAAHELLTPLTGLRGSIEVLLRGGADDPETQNRLLKGMHQEVSHLVRVCQRLLGLSQLENTSHVDKQRVVLTDFFKDFSRKATHWVTRHHFVVDEGPYLTVMADRDFLEQILLNLLSNAVRHSTEGTKITLSWKLIPGFVEIAVSDEGEGMDAQTISHVFEPFFSGVQPKSADKGTGLGLTLTRSMVEAQGGKIRIESSPGKGTTVFFTLPL; from the coding sequence ATGAGTAAACCGAACATAAAATATTCGTTAAAAACAAAGCTGGGACTGCTTTATGCTGTTTTGCTGATTTTATCGGTAGGACTGACGGGCTACTTTTCTTACTGGAATATCTGGCAGCTTTTTGTCAAAAATGAAACCAGCCATCTGCGGGCGACGGCCAAGCCGATGATTGCACAATGGTTAAAAACCGGTAACCTGACCAAAACAGATTCCGTCCCGGTTCGTTTCTCACCACAAAAAGCACTTGTGCTGGCCCGCCGGCTGACTTCGCGGCAGGCTGTAGCCGTGGTTTTGGACGAACACGGAAAAATACTGGCTGTAGGAAAACAATTGCCTGAAGAACCTTCACCGCCCCAACCGAATCTTTCGGAAGTGCGTAAAGCCCTTACCGGCCAGAACGAAATCACTTATTGGAGCCGCATGAACGGGAAACCAGTTTTGGTACTGCTTATCCCGTTACGTACCACACCCGAAAGCAAAAAAATATTCGGCGTGTTGCAAATCAGCACTTCCCTTCCCGGGATTCATAAAATCCTTTTTCATTACGGGCTGATGCAGTTGGCTGTTGTGGTGTTGATTTTGATTGTAGGGATTCTGTTCGGGTTTCGTTTCATCGGCTGGAGCCTGAAAGATTTAAACCGGTTGATGACCACCTGTCGCGAAATAGCCGAAGGAAACCTTACGCAACGAGCCACCATGACCCAAAGGCAGGATGAAATCGGTCAGCTCGCCAACTCATTTAACCAGATGGTTAATAAACTGGAAAAACTTTTTCATGCCCAGAAACGTTTCGTAGCCCATGCAGCGCACGAACTGTTAACCCCGCTGACAGGTTTGCGTGGTTCCATCGAAGTGTTGCTGCGCGGGGGTGCCGACGACCCCGAAACTCAAAACCGGCTTTTGAAAGGCATGCATCAGGAAGTAAGTCATCTTGTCCGGGTATGCCAGCGGCTGCTGGGTTTGTCGCAACTCGAAAACACTTCGCATGTGGACAAGCAACGGGTGGTTTTAACTGATTTTTTCAAGGATTTCAGCCGGAAAGCCACGCATTGGGTTACCCGTCATCATTTTGTTGTGGATGAAGGCCCGTATCTTACGGTGATGGCCGACCGTGATTTTCTGGAACAGATTCTGCTGAATTTACTTTCCAATGCCGTACGTCACAGCACAGAAGGCACAAAAATCACCCTCAGCTGGAAACTGATTCCCGGATTTGTGGAAATCGCCGTTTCCGACGAAGGAGAAGGAATGGATGCACAGACGATATCGCATGTTTTTGAACCTTTTTTCTCGGGTGTACAGCCAAAATCAGCAGACAAAGGTACCGGCCTCGGCCTTACGCTGACCCGCTCAATGGTGGAAGCACAGGGCGGTAAAATCCGTATTGAAAGCAGCCCGGGCAAAGGGACAACAGTGTTTTTCACCTTGCCATTGTAA
- a CDS encoding response regulator transcription factor, translated as MDEKINILVIEDDTVIASFLQTGLQYEGYNVTTCAEGKTGMNTLKQNTFHLLILDVMLPDTDGFSLCQRLREQGFDIPVLMLTVKNEIADRVKGLDSGADDYLTKPFDFNELLARIRALLRRSGKVTGDNKKKAGDIMLDTETREVRVGETPIVLTPTEFALLELFLQFPRKVFSRETLLNRVLGYDYDGGTNIIDVHVNHLRKKLKDNNARLIRTVYGVGYAFYPAEDE; from the coding sequence ATGGATGAAAAGATTAATATACTGGTAATTGAGGATGACACGGTCATTGCTTCTTTCCTGCAAACCGGATTGCAATACGAAGGATATAATGTTACGACCTGTGCGGAAGGGAAAACCGGCATGAACACACTGAAACAGAACACTTTTCATCTGCTTATCCTGGATGTTATGCTGCCCGATACCGATGGCTTTTCGCTTTGTCAACGACTTCGTGAGCAGGGATTTGATATTCCCGTTTTAATGCTTACAGTGAAAAATGAAATTGCCGACCGGGTAAAAGGCCTTGACAGTGGCGCCGATGATTACCTGACAAAACCATTCGATTTCAATGAGTTACTGGCTCGCATCCGGGCATTATTACGTCGCAGCGGGAAAGTAACCGGCGATAACAAAAAAAAGGCCGGTGACATTATGCTGGATACCGAAACACGTGAAGTACGGGTAGGCGAAACACCAATTGTCCTGACACCTACCGAATTTGCCCTGTTGGAACTTTTTTTACAATTTCCGCGTAAAGTGTTTTCGCGCGAAACCCTGCTAAACCGTGTTTTAGGATACGACTATGATGGCGGTACAAACATTATCGACGTACATGTCAATCATTTACGCAAAAAGCTAAAAGACAATAACGCCCGGCTTATCCGCACCGTGTACGGCGTAGGATATGCTTTTTATCCGGCAGAAGATGAGTAA